From Oceanococcus sp. HetDA_MAG_MS8, the proteins below share one genomic window:
- a CDS encoding PAS domain S-box protein codes for MDDPAITLDPSAKGLFDVLQDSVIVTDTHGRIVYWNGGSERAFGYTCAEALGQSLKLIMPTEHHCAFARGLENHNRTGVPKMAGTTFSLNGRRRNGEEFPVQVALARWFVGSTPLFCGLIQDISDLCASPRDANRINRLRLYQNHTAEAQCSQSRKAIQRPLTQLMQCLNTTDPDVQQPLQAYPALQEQWTSAKREAGDIDQILHAVEELHRVGLGHLDGHLSLDDSVQQAVSVLREPIRKSDARIHASNLPRSCFGLEDMCLVWTHLLRNVLEHSHPQRAPMATISGRVVDGFCELRCQDNGIGMDLEQLTHATELFYSGHQRSPTQRGLGLSVVRRVCESLGGSVSLHSVPGEGTTVSLLIPEYQDCSQCSITNCADRIH; via the coding sequence ATGGACGACCCGGCCATCACCTTGGACCCCAGCGCCAAAGGGCTGTTCGACGTACTCCAGGATTCGGTCATTGTCACCGACACCCATGGACGTATTGTTTACTGGAACGGGGGCTCTGAACGCGCCTTTGGCTATACCTGCGCCGAAGCCTTAGGTCAGAGCCTCAAGCTCATCATGCCTACCGAACATCACTGCGCCTTTGCCCGCGGCTTGGAAAACCACAACCGCACGGGTGTTCCCAAGATGGCGGGCACAACCTTCAGCCTGAACGGTCGTCGTCGCAATGGCGAAGAGTTCCCGGTACAAGTCGCACTCGCACGCTGGTTTGTCGGTTCTACGCCCTTGTTCTGCGGCCTTATTCAGGACATTAGCGACCTATGCGCCAGCCCAAGGGATGCAAACCGCATTAACCGGCTACGCCTTTACCAAAATCACACCGCTGAGGCGCAGTGCAGCCAGTCTCGCAAAGCAATACAGCGCCCCTTGACGCAGCTTATGCAGTGTTTGAACACCACCGACCCTGATGTACAGCAACCGCTGCAAGCCTACCCAGCGTTGCAGGAACAATGGACATCGGCAAAACGAGAGGCGGGCGACATCGACCAGATCCTTCACGCGGTCGAAGAATTGCACCGCGTAGGGCTGGGTCATCTTGATGGACACTTGTCTTTGGATGACTCGGTGCAACAGGCTGTCTCTGTGTTGCGTGAACCCATTCGCAAGAGCGATGCTCGCATTCACGCCTCCAACCTGCCCCGCAGCTGCTTCGGGCTGGAAGACATGTGCCTAGTGTGGACGCATCTGCTGCGCAACGTACTGGAGCACAGTCACCCCCAGCGCGCTCCCATGGCAACCATCAGCGGCCGAGTCGTCGATGGGTTTTGCGAGCTACGTTGCCAGGACAATGGCATCGGCATGGACTTAGAGCAGCTCACCCACGCTACAGAGCTCTTCTACAGCGGCCACCAGCGCAGCCCTACTCAACGCGGCCTGGGGCTTAGTGTCGTTCGTCGCGTCTGCGAGTCCTTGGGCGGCTCGGTGAGCTTGCACTCAGTCCCCGGCGAAGGCACTACCGTGAGCTTGCTCATCCCCGAGTATCAAGACTGCAGCCAGTGCTCAATCACAAACTGCGCGGACCGCATTCATTAG
- a CDS encoding phospholipase A → MSHFLLRSVSMVVLLAASRLSWAQDLPPLRTDAFESCLREALLSAPGETAVANLRAICAEAKSAPEGVESQGPSPLERRVQVERATQWMPFVLTPYRPNYVMPFTYHDSPNQASTGGDAFTDRAEIKFQLSVRFPVWQQVLGSRASLNVAYTAQSFWQAYDAARSRPFRETNHEPELFLSIPVDWNVLGSRLSAMTLGLVHQSNGRDLPDSRSWNRVAASFIWEVQGRTLIVRPWVRIPDPEKTSPDDPRGDENPNIERFVGQFEVIFARKLGSKTYSAVWRNNARSDNRGSLELNWSFPLSGRARGYVQYFAGYGESLIDYDQHHNRLGFGVAITDWL, encoded by the coding sequence ATGAGTCACTTTCTCCTACGCAGCGTATCGATGGTCGTTTTGCTGGCGGCTTCACGCCTGTCATGGGCGCAAGACCTTCCACCGCTGCGCACGGATGCCTTCGAGAGCTGCTTGCGTGAAGCTCTGCTATCCGCGCCAGGTGAGACCGCTGTCGCAAATTTGCGCGCGATCTGTGCCGAGGCTAAGAGCGCGCCGGAGGGCGTAGAGTCACAAGGGCCTTCGCCTTTGGAGCGGCGGGTGCAGGTGGAACGGGCTACGCAGTGGATGCCTTTCGTGCTCACGCCCTACAGGCCAAATTATGTGATGCCGTTTACGTATCACGACAGCCCCAATCAGGCGAGCACCGGGGGAGATGCCTTCACCGACCGGGCCGAGATTAAATTCCAGTTGAGCGTGCGGTTTCCCGTATGGCAGCAGGTATTGGGTTCACGCGCCAGTCTCAATGTGGCCTATACGGCGCAGTCTTTCTGGCAGGCCTACGACGCGGCGCGGTCGCGACCCTTTCGCGAAACAAATCATGAGCCCGAACTTTTTCTGAGTATTCCGGTGGACTGGAATGTGTTGGGCTCAAGACTGAGTGCGATGACATTGGGCCTGGTGCATCAGTCCAATGGTCGGGATTTACCAGACTCGCGCAGCTGGAATCGCGTGGCCGCCAGCTTCATTTGGGAAGTGCAGGGGCGAACCCTCATCGTTCGGCCCTGGGTTCGGATTCCTGACCCGGAGAAAACCAGCCCAGATGACCCGCGCGGGGACGAAAACCCCAACATTGAACGGTTCGTGGGTCAGTTTGAGGTGATTTTTGCGCGCAAGCTGGGCTCAAAGACCTACTCGGCGGTGTGGAGGAATAATGCGCGTAGCGACAATCGGGGCAGTTTAGAGCTGAACTGGAGTTTTCCTCTATCAGGCCGCGCTCGCGGTTATGTGCAGTACTTCGCGGGCTATGGGGAAAGCCTCATCGATTACGACCAGCACCACAACCGGTTGGGTTTTGGGGTGGCAATTACCGATTGGCTTTGA
- a CDS encoding serine/threonine-protein phosphatase — protein MIWEGAGNGSLNAFIGDVEGHGADAGFVAVALMAALHSQNLGNCAEGLKDLNTLLYEDSAHMPLCTGLLLNLRKDGFLCVASAGHIPLLWMHGDGTVDTLPAEHGPPLGAFRDVPELSCTPAQMQPGDRLLLLTDGLLERRHTGSSTLVLPNPVREAVFRAAGTDSLQEDVDTLWSMLTAMVGPSTPEDDQTMLLIEYSGSVAANGASE, from the coding sequence ATGATTTGGGAGGGCGCCGGAAACGGCTCTTTAAATGCCTTCATCGGTGATGTTGAAGGGCATGGGGCTGATGCCGGCTTTGTCGCCGTAGCCCTGATGGCTGCTCTGCACAGCCAAAACCTGGGCAATTGCGCAGAGGGGCTTAAGGATCTCAACACCCTGTTATACGAAGACAGTGCGCATATGCCGCTGTGTACGGGGCTGCTGCTCAACCTTAGAAAGGACGGTTTTCTGTGTGTGGCTAGTGCTGGGCATATCCCGCTTCTGTGGATGCACGGCGATGGAACTGTCGATACCTTACCCGCTGAACACGGCCCACCTCTAGGAGCCTTTAGGGATGTGCCAGAGCTCAGCTGCACGCCAGCACAGATGCAACCTGGTGACCGACTTCTTTTGCTCACTGATGGATTGCTAGAGCGACGCCACACGGGCTCGAGCACATTGGTGCTCCCCAACCCGGTGCGCGAGGCCGTTTTTCGCGCCGCAGGCACGGACTCTCTTCAGGAAGATGTGGACACCTTATGGTCAATGCTCACAGCCATGGTTGGGCCCTCGACCCCAGAAGATGATCAAACGATGCTCCTCATCGAGTACTCTGGTTCTGTGGCAGCCAATGGAGCGTCGGAATGA
- a CDS encoding transcriptional regulator — MTDGTVVELTDLSPPPIERDAFFRTVIRNITGALQDTIGEEEAKGFVSVVGAAMGDDINSRYRHSLGAAYLDQTQVAAVLVDLKRRIGGEFTNTASTPRAIEFHNSRCPFGMSVLGRPSLCMMTSNVFGRIAAENLGYARVELARTIARGDNHCRVKVHLQPHADAAPGVGREYFAVG, encoded by the coding sequence ATGACAGATGGAACTGTAGTTGAGTTAACAGACCTCAGCCCGCCGCCCATCGAGCGCGATGCCTTTTTCCGCACCGTCATTCGGAATATCACGGGTGCTTTGCAAGACACCATTGGTGAAGAAGAAGCCAAAGGCTTTGTCTCCGTCGTAGGCGCCGCGATGGGAGACGATATCAATAGCCGCTATCGCCACTCCTTAGGAGCTGCCTATCTAGACCAAACACAGGTTGCTGCGGTGTTGGTTGATCTTAAGCGTCGTATTGGCGGTGAATTTACAAATACAGCATCAACTCCAAGAGCCATCGAGTTTCATAACAGTCGCTGCCCTTTCGGCATGAGCGTTCTTGGACGGCCTTCGCTGTGCATGATGACCTCCAATGTATTCGGCCGAATAGCCGCAGAGAATCTTGGCTACGCTCGAGTAGAGTTGGCGCGAACGATCGCACGCGGGGATAACCACTGCCGTGTCAAGGTGCACCTCCAACCCCATGCAGATGCTGCGCCGGGCGTCGGCCGGGAGTACTTTGCCGTTGGCTAA